The genomic interval CAGAACCGTGGCTAATTCAATTGGGTCAATCTCTCCTTGATTAGTGCTACCTGCGTAAGCAAAGCGTCCATGAGATATATAGTGTAATCCAATAATTGGAAAGTTTAGTGAAGTTCCTTGTATAGGATTGATAATATCAACATAACCCATATTTACTTCTTGTCCACATATATTGCATGTTTCTAATCCCCAAACTTCACAATATTCCAAATAAACATGATCAGTAGGAGGTGTTCCTCCAAAATAAGTAGTTGGCAAATCGCTGATATGCTCAATTATTGCTTCGGTAATTTCCTGTCCATCATCAATTCCTATATTGTGAGTGTTGGGATTTTCAGGATCAGTCTCAAAATATAATTCAGAAGGGTTATTCAGTCCATCATTGTCATTATCATTCAAAGTAGTTACAGAAAGATGGTCAATATCAAGTGGTGATAAGACCTCTTTCAAAAGTTCAATATCAATACGAGTAGTATCCTGTCCAATAGCATAAGAGAAACTGCCATGCTCCATAAAATGGAGTGCCATATAAGGAATATCTATTTCAAGATTACGAAGAGGATTATACACAGCAACATATCCCATATTGAACCATTCTCCACAAATTGGGCATTGATAAATTCCATAAACATAATTATCAATAGCATAGCAGGTGGTATCAGATGTTTCTCTGGGTAAGGAATCAATTATGGTTTTGTATGATTTTGCGATTGAGTCTGCAGAAGTAGGATACAAACTAAAATAATGAGTCCCCAAAAGGATTTCCTCTCTGTAACTAAGATAGTCGTTATCTGGGTTATCAGCAACTGGTAACCAGTGGTCCTCAGCAAGAAGAGATACTCCTGAAGCTAATAAAAAAGCAGCAGCTACTGGTAATGCTTTTCTGCCAA from Candidatus Cloacimonadota bacterium carries:
- a CDS encoding T9SS type A sorting domain-containing protein, whose translation is MKNSLTKLDFQLAYLAMLTKKQIKPLSRWEKRTSSKEVRILKKHDLKVETVQRKLLNGKHTSETIFSTKSRYIDIYLKNFDNQPVAIQQSDREKEGFLFGYPSCCVKNFVENGYTKNPYIGKEQEILFHWVCPHCRITPSLIPYYQKVHNECKQLFSEAEVKLLPHHIANLGRKALPVAAAFLLASGVSLLAEDHWLPVADNPDNDYLSYREEILLGTHYFSLYPTSADSIAKSYKTIIDSLPRETSDTTCYAIDNYVYGIYQCPICGEWFNMGYVAVYNPLRNLEIDIPYMALHFMEHGSFSYAIGQDTTRIDIELLKEVLSPLDIDHLSVTTLNDNDNDGLNNPSELYFETDPENPNTHNIGIDDGQEITEAIIEHISDLPTTYFGGTPPTDHVYLEYCEVWGLETCNICGQEVNMGYVDIINPIQGTSLNFPIIGLHYISHGRFAYAGSTNQGEIDPIELATVLDIDLTSIDHLPEIAEKYEYQLINFPNPFTGSTTISFFNTKAAKPTKIKVYNLTGQLVKELVPDLIRDRGKGLGVIEAEWDGTDEKSKPVPSGIYLYKLEIDGKTKVSQKMLLLR